Proteins encoded together in one Venturia canescens isolate UGA chromosome 10, ASM1945775v1, whole genome shotgun sequence window:
- the LOC122416801 gene encoding uncharacterized protein, translated as MPRALGLSNEKSNRWHDRSSASIPDKKIQEVMAFLESFAVAVFLTASAAAGQRKGLVYPADRQNIFKNECFPSSESDASSDCGGIYVRNHENEGKCGECGDVYGLPRPRAHENGGAYGQGVVAATFQAGSNFVALVDMGSAHGSGFFDFALCPLNTTTELETEKCFGEHRLKLADGEDRLEVANSAQKFFGVELRLPRGLTCQHCVLRWQYTTNFYTLCPDGVFSRPECGPQDYIRSCSDIRIR; from the exons ATGCCTCGCGCTTTGGGACTCAGCAACGAGAAATCAAACCGTTGGCACGACCGCAGCAGCGCCAGCATTCCCGATAAAAAAATCCAAGAAGTCATGGCCTTCCTCGAGAGTTTCGCTGTCGCAGTCTTCCTGACGGCCAGCGCTGCTGCTGGGCAACGAAAAGGACTCGTTTACCCTGCCGATCGGCAAAATATCTTCAAAAACGAGTGTTTCCCCTCCTCCGAGAGCGACGCTTCCTCAGACTGCGGAGGAATCTAC GTCCGGAACCAcgaaaacgaaggaaaatgtGGCGAGTGCGGCGACGTTTATGGGCTCCCTCGTCCCCGAGCGCACGAGAACGGAGGAGCTTACGGCCAGGGCGTCGTCGCTGCGAC GTTCCAAGCCGGCTCGAATTTCGTTGCGCTCGTCGACATGGGCTCCGCCCATGGCTCGGGCTTCTTCGACTTTGCGCTGTGCCCGTTGAACACCACGACGGAATTGGAGACCGAGAAGTGCTTCGGCGAGCACAGGCTCAAGCTCGCCGACGGCGAGGACAGACTCGAGGTCGCCAACTCGGCTCAAAAGTTCTTCGGCGTCGAGCTCCGACTTCCCCGAGGCCTGACCTGCCAACACTGCGTTCTTCGGTGGCAATACACCACGAACTTTTACACCCTGTGCCCGGACGGTGTCTTCAGTCGCCCGGAATGCGGACCCCAGGACTACATTCGCAGCTGCTCGGACATCAGGATTCGATAA
- the LOC122416802 gene encoding uncharacterized protein yields MNFVVCSPLLVFLIVNDLPGTEARGSLVEPRDRVTVFRASFPTLASSSSDENNCGGRQTQYKVNGGKCGVCGDDYAQPRPRANENGGKYGKGEIVETYEAGTKLVASVELLDNKFGFFEFALCPLGNGTVTETEECFEQHKLHRVIGGYKYHVGRPHEGPFLVSLRLPRGLTCEHCVLRWQYTAGLQYGCGDGFLSTDCGDQEIIRSCSDVKIR; encoded by the exons atgaatttcgtcGTGTGTTCGCCTCTCCTCGTCTTCCTCATTGTCAACGATCTTCCTGGGACGGAAGCCCGAGGAAGCCTCGTCGAGCCGAGGGACCGAGTTACCGTTTTCAGGGCGAGTTTTCCTACCCTGGCGAGTTCGAGCAGCGACGAAAACAACTGCGGAGGACGGCAG ACCCAGTACAAGGTGAACGGAGGAAAATGCGGAGTGTGCGGTGACGACTACGCCCAACCCCGGCCACGGGCGAACGAGAACGGTGGAAAGTACGGCAAAGGCGAGATCGTTGAAAC TTACGAGGCTGGTACGAAGCTCGTTGCGAGCGTCGAACTCCTCGACAACAAATTCGGCTTCTTCGAGTTCGCACTCTGCCCATTGGGCAACGGGACGGTTACGGAAACCGAAGAATGCTTCGAGCAGCACAAGCTCCACCGAGTCATCGGTGGATACAAGTACCACGTCGGCAGACCCCACGAAGGACCGTTTCTCGTGAGCCTCCGTCTTCCCCGAGGTCTGACTTGCGAGCACTGCGTTCTCAGGTGGCAGTACACCGCCGGCTTGCAATACGGATGTGGAGACGGTTTTCTCAGCACGGACTGCGGCGACCAGGAAATAATCCGCTCTTGCTCGGACGTCAAGATCCGATga
- the LOC122417345 gene encoding uncharacterized protein translates to MNSLKYLLLGAVLVMEKFSQIEAAYGLVEPPNRGMVYEKVCPRALDDDWHEYRCGKLWVEDNLLYRTKPVEGEICAACGDLLQDIQPRPFENGGKYGRGLIVRSYAAGSIIKVVVRMRTQKDGYYEFWVCPLQNETMIETEACFDQYKLTNLSGEYQIPRWGDNNLTEMNLHLPQNLTCDHCVLRSQFVTMNKLPCNDGRLSFTCGEQRVYRTCSDVKIQ, encoded by the exons ATGAACAGCCTCAAGTACCTGCTCCTCGGCGCGGTCCTGgtgatggaaaaattttctcaaatcgAAGCTGCTTACGGGCTCGTCGAGCCTCCTAATCGTGGCATGGTCTACGAGAAAGTTTGCCCTCGGGCTCTGGACGACGATTGGCACGAATACAGATGTGGAAAGCTCTGG GTCGAAGACAACCTCTTGTACAGAACGAAACCTGTGGAGGGTGAAATATGCGCGGCCTGTGGCGACCTTTTACAGGATATCCAGCCACGACCATTCGAAAACGGTGGCAAGTACGGACGGGGCTTGATTGTCCGGAG CTATGCAGCCGGATCAATAATCAAGGTTGTCGTTAGAATGAGAACGCAAAAAGATGGCTATTACGAATTTTGGGTATGCCCGCTGCAAAACGAGACGATGATTGAAACCGAAGCGTGCTTTGACCAATACAAACTTACGAACCTCAGTGGCGAATACCAAATTCCGCGCTGGGGCGACAATAATTTAACGGAAATGAACCTCCACCTGCCCCAAAATCTCACTTGCGATCACTGCGTTCTTCGATCGCAATTCGTCACCATGAACAAATTACCCTGTAACGATGGACGGTTATCTTTTACTTGTGGGGAACAGCGCGTTTACCGCACTTGCTCCGATGTCAAGATCCAATAA